In Rariglobus hedericola, the DNA window GCGCCGACGATGAAGATGATGATCGAAAGCACGCCGGCGAAGATCGGGCGCTTGATGAAGAAGTCGGAGAAGTTCATGGCGGGAAATGTGTGGGCAAAGCAGTAGCTGGAGGGACCGCTTGGCGGTTATTTTTCAGAGGTATTGTCACCTAATAGGTGACAATTTGGATGGGTGACTTACTTCAGCGCGACCTTGGTGACGGCGGGCTGGGCGGGGGCGGTTTCGGCGACGACGGTCATGCCGGGACGGACGCGCTGGAGACCGTTGACGATGACGCGGTCACCGGGGGCGAGGCCTTCGCGGATGGCGCGTTGTCCGTCGATGATGGAGCCGAGTTTGACGGTGCGGTAGGCGACGGTGTTGGCGGCGTCCACGGTGAGAACGAATTTCTGGCTCTGGTCGGTGCCTATGGCGCGCTCGCTGATGAAGAGCGTGGGCTCGGGTGCGCTGACCGGAAGGCGGACGCGGGCGGAGAGGCCGGGAATGAGTTGTCCGTTTGTATTCGAAAAAACCATACGCAACACGAGGCTGCCGGTGCCGGGATCAAGACGGTTGTCGGCGGACTCGATCACGCCGCGGTGCGGGAAACCGGTTTCATCGCTGAGCTCCATCTCGACGGCGATGCGACCGGCGGAGTTGGTGGCGAGGCGTCCGGCGGCTTGCAGGCGGTTAAAGGTCAGGACGGTGGCTTCATCGACATCGGCGTAAACGTAAACTTCGCCGGTCGAGACGATGGAGGTGAGGAGCGTGGCGGCACCGGGTGCGCCGGAGACGAGGTTGCCGCTGGTGACGTAGGCGCGGTTGACGCGGCCGGTGATGGGCGCACGCACTTCGGTGTATTCAAGATCGAGGCGGGCGCTGGCAAGCGTCGCCTCGGCGGCAAGGAGATCGGCGCGGGCTTCGGCGAGACGGGAGCTGCGGGTGTCGGCTTCCTCGACGGAGATGGCGCGCTCTTTGAGGAGGTCGTCGGAGCGCTTGGCTTCGCGCTCGGCGATGCTCACGCGGACGCGGGCGCTCTGGGCTTGCGCGGTGGCGAGGTCGAACTGGGCGCGATACCAGCGCGGGTCGATGGTGAAGAGGACGTCGCCTTTGTTGACGAGTTGTCCGGCCTGGAGGCGGACTTCGTCGATATGGCCGGAAACGCGCGGGCGGAGTTCGACCGACTCGACAGCTTCAACGCGGCCGAGAAGTTCGCGGTGCTCGGTCACGGTGCGTTGCTCGACAGAAGCGACGGTGACCTTGGGGCCGGCCGGGGCGGCGGCGGGAGCTGCGGCGACCGCGACGACGGCGACCAAGCTCAGGCTGACGAGGGAAAGGAAGAAACGATAACGCGACAACGGAGCGACCCGGCGTGCGGTGGTGGTGGAGAGGGCGGAGGCGGTGACGGGCGTGCTCATGACAGGTGATGTGTAAAAGGCGGGCGATTAAATAGATTACTAATTAGTAAACAATGAGGTCAAAAAAAGGGCGCTTTAAGCCGCCGTAGAGGTGCGGGCGACGCCGAGGATGCTGAGGGAGGTCTCTGGAAGAACGCGGAGGAATTCGAGGTCGTTTTGGATGCGGGCCTGGCCGAGGCTGCCTTCAAGGAGGGCAAAGAGACACTTGGCTTTCGAGGCGGCATCACCCGCGGCGATCGAACCATCGGCCTGGCCGTCGCGAATGGCGGACTCGAAATAGCGGACCTGGCGCTGAAGGATCTCCTGCACTTTCAAACGAATCGCCTCGTCTTGAGTGCTGGTCTCGGAACCAACCGAAAAGCACGGGCAACCAAGGACTTGTCCATGCTCTTTCTGGAGCGCGAGCTGGCCTTCGTAGGTGCTTAGGAAGAAGTTGCGAATGCGTTCCAGAGGAGGGATTGAGGCCGAGAAAAGACCGTCCCACTTCTGCTTACCGCATTCATTCCAGTCAGCCTCAAGGGCTTCAACCGCCAGCGCCGACTTGGATTCGTAGAAATAGTAGAAGCTGCCTTTTTTGACGCCGGCCTTTTCGCAGATCGCGTCGATGGTGACCACGCCGTAGCTGCGCTCCCAAATGAGCTCGAGCGCTGCATCGAGCAGCTTTTCCTTGGCGTTACTGGTGCGTCCCATGGCCGGATTAATTGTTTACTATTTAGTCAACTTCAAGCCTGAAGTTGAAAAATCTTCGTCAGCCCTCGGGAACGGTTGGGGTTAAAAACAAACAAACGCGCAGCCGCATAAGCAGACTGCGCGTTACGAGTTTGGGCAAAGCTCAGATAACCAACCGCGTTCGGAAAATCCGTTCAGGCGTGCTGGCCCGCGTGGACGCCCTCGGCGATTTCCTCGATCATCTTTTTGTTGAAGGCGGGAATGTCGGCGGGCTTGCGGCTGGTGACGAGGCCTTGGTCGCACACGACTTCTTCATCTACCCAGTCGGCGCCCGCGTTAATCAGGTCGGTCTTGATCGAAGCGTAGGACGTCAGGCGGCGGCCATCGACCACGCCGGCTTCGATCAACGTCTGCGGACCATGACAGATGGCGGCG includes these proteins:
- a CDS encoding efflux RND transporter periplasmic adaptor subunit, whose amino-acid sequence is MSTPVTASALSTTTARRVAPLSRYRFFLSLVSLSLVAVVAVAAAPAAAPAGPKVTVASVEQRTVTEHRELLGRVEAVESVELRPRVSGHIDEVRLQAGQLVNKGDVLFTIDPRWYRAQFDLATAQAQSARVRVSIAEREAKRSDDLLKERAISVEEADTRSSRLAEARADLLAAEATLASARLDLEYTEVRAPITGRVNRAYVTSGNLVSGAPGAATLLTSIVSTGEVYVYADVDEATVLTFNRLQAAGRLATNSAGRIAVEMELSDETGFPHRGVIESADNRLDPGTGSLVLRMVFSNTNGQLIPGLSARVRLPVSAPEPTLFISERAIGTDQSQKFVLTVDAANTVAYRTVKLGSIIDGQRAIREGLAPGDRVIVNGLQRVRPGMTVVAETAPAQPAVTKVALK
- a CDS encoding TetR/AcrR family transcriptional regulator, coding for MGRTSNAKEKLLDAALELIWERSYGVVTIDAICEKAGVKKGSFYYFYESKSALAVEALEADWNECGKQKWDGLFSASIPPLERIRNFFLSTYEGQLALQKEHGQVLGCPCFSVGSETSTQDEAIRLKVQEILQRQVRYFESAIRDGQADGSIAAGDAASKAKCLFALLEGSLGQARIQNDLEFLRVLPETSLSILGVARTSTAA